Proteins from a single region of Macrotis lagotis isolate mMagLag1 chromosome 2, bilby.v1.9.chrom.fasta, whole genome shotgun sequence:
- the LOC141511529 gene encoding large ribosomal subunit protein eL36-like gives MAIRYPMAVGLKKGHKVTKNVAKPQHCRRGRLTKHIRFVRDMIRGVCGFAPYEGRAMELLKVSKHKGALKFIKKRVGTHIRAKRKREELSNVLAAMRKAAAKKD, from the coding sequence ATGGCCATCCGATACCCCATGGCCGTGGGCCTCAAGAAGGGCCACAAAGTTACCAAAAACGTGGCAAAGCCGCAACACTGCCGCCGTGGGCGTTTGACCAAACACATCAGATTTGTGAGAGACATGATCCGGGGGGTGTGTGGGTTTGCCCCTTATGAGGGGCGGGCCATGGAATTGTTAAAAGTCTCCAAGCATAAGGGAGCCCTTAAGTTCATCAAAAAAAGGGTGGGAACTCACATCCGTgccaagaggaagagagaggagctCAGCAATGTCCTAGCTGCCATGAGGAAGGCTGCTGCCAAGAAGGATTAA